The genomic interval TGCGAATCTTGTACCTGCCCAGGATTTCCTGTGCCATAAGCTGCCGTGCGGCGGCTTCTTCCTGCTGCTCCCGCACCAGCTGATCGGCCATACCGCTGTTGATCAGGTTGCTGGCCAACTGGGCCATCAGCGGGGAGGGCATCCAGACGCTGCTGCGCACCATGGACGACAACCGTGAAAGCGTTTGTGGCGGCGCGTAGAGGTAGCCGATACGCAGGGCCGGCAGCACGCTTTTGGACAGGCTGGTCAGGTACACCGAGCGCTCAGGTGCATAGGCGGCCAAGGGTTTGTAGTCAGGCGCCGGTTCGAGGAAACCGTAGATATCGTCATCCACGATGAACAGGTCGAACTCGCGGGCAATCTGCGCGATAGCCTCGCGACGCGCGTGCGGCATTACCGAATTGGTCGGGTTCTGGTGAGTGGTCACACATACCAGCAGCGACGGCCGGTGCTCCTGGCAGGCGGCCCGCAAGGCCTCCGGAATCAGGCCGTGCTCGTCCATGGCTACCCCGCGCAAACGGCGGCCCATGCTGTGGGCAAGGGAGATGATGCCGGGGTAGCAGAGCGACTCGCAGAGGATCACATCATCGCTTTTCGACAAGCTGCTGATGGCCACCAGCAGCCCATGTTGAGCGCCGGAGGTCAGCACCACCTGTTGCGCGCGAGCGTCGGGCAGCCAGCGCTGAATCCAGCTGGCGCCAGCCTGCTTGTGCGTCGCATGGCCACCGTCAGTAACGTAGTCGAGCACTTGGTCAAGGTCGGGGGATGAGGCCAGCTCGGTAATTGCTCTGCGCAGCCAGTCGGCCATGTGCGCGTCGTTGGGCTTGATGATCGAAAGGTC from Pseudomonas fortuita carries:
- a CDS encoding aminotransferase-like domain-containing protein, with amino-acid sequence MWVPHYSDLAQPVYLMIADALEQDIGNGRLAPGDRLPTLKDLAESLQVTPGTIGRAYDEAAKRGLVVGEVGRGTFVLQQRPARAPAPTASLRPAPPKHESGQIDLSIIKPNDAHMADWLRRAITELASSPDLDQVLDYVTDGGHATHKQAGASWIQRWLPDARAQQVVLTSGAQHGLLVAISSLSKSDDVILCESLCYPGIISLAHSMGRRLRGVAMDEHGLIPEALRAACQEHRPSLLVCVTTHQNPTNSVMPHARREAIAQIAREFDLFIVDDDIYGFLEPAPDYKPLAAYAPERSVYLTSLSKSVLPALRIGYLYAPPQTLSRLSSMVRSSVWMPSPLMAQLASNLINSGMADQLVREQQEEAAARQLMAQEILGRYKIRSQPNSFHIWLELPEPWTSDEFANLARNNGVTVVSGSQFLPERTPASCGVRIALMTPSRAELSFALTKLASLLDSSEPRLFY